Proteins from a genomic interval of Rhodothermales bacterium:
- a CDS encoding citrate synthase, which translates to METAKLILGGSEYDLPVIEGSEGERAVDIRKLRGQSGTITLDSGYGNTGSCQSGITFIDGEKGVLRHRGYGIEDLAENSTFTEVAYLLIYGELPSEDQLATFEERLTNHSLLHEDMKKFFEGYPANAPPMSVLSTIVASLSAYYDESENSEELELNVIRLIAKIKTIAAFAFKKSIGQPYIYPRNDLDYSSDFLHMMFAVPSEEYEISPVVASTLDKLLILHADHEQNCSTSTVRMVGSSGANLFGSISAGISALSGPLHGGANSAVIRQLEMIAEDGGNVDKYIDLAKDKSSDFRLMGFGHRVYKNFDPRARVIKSSADAVLGQLGIDDPLLDIAKKLERVALEDEYFAARRLYPNVDFYSGILYRAMGIPTNMFTVMFALGRLPGWIAQWLEMRNDPTTRIYRPRQVYTGENERRYVPIEERGAVSAA; encoded by the coding sequence ATGGAAACAGCAAAACTCATACTTGGAGGCAGCGAATACGACCTGCCCGTCATCGAAGGATCCGAGGGCGAGCGGGCCGTCGACATTCGCAAGCTGCGCGGCCAGTCCGGTACGATTACCCTGGACTCTGGCTACGGCAATACGGGTTCCTGCCAGAGCGGAATCACGTTTATCGATGGTGAGAAGGGAGTTCTTCGACATCGCGGATACGGCATTGAGGACCTTGCGGAGAACTCCACCTTCACGGAGGTGGCCTACCTGCTGATCTACGGCGAACTGCCGTCGGAGGATCAGCTGGCCACGTTCGAGGAGCGGCTGACCAATCACAGCCTGCTTCACGAGGACATGAAAAAGTTCTTCGAGGGCTACCCGGCGAATGCGCCGCCGATGAGTGTGCTGTCCACCATCGTGGCAAGCCTCTCGGCGTACTACGACGAGTCCGAGAATTCGGAAGAGCTGGAACTCAATGTGATCCGGCTCATCGCCAAGATCAAAACCATCGCGGCCTTCGCATTCAAGAAGTCCATCGGCCAACCCTACATCTATCCGCGGAATGACCTGGACTATTCGTCCGATTTCCTGCACATGATGTTCGCTGTGCCGTCGGAGGAATACGAGATTTCGCCGGTGGTCGCCAGTACGCTGGACAAGCTGCTGATCCTGCATGCGGATCACGAGCAGAATTGCTCGACGTCCACCGTGCGCATGGTGGGCTCGAGTGGCGCCAACCTGTTCGGCTCCATTTCGGCGGGCATCAGTGCCCTCTCCGGCCCGCTCCACGGGGGGGCCAACTCTGCCGTGATCCGGCAGCTGGAAATGATCGCTGAGGACGGCGGCAATGTCGACAAGTACATCGATCTTGCCAAAGACAAGTCGTCAGACTTTCGTCTGATGGGCTTTGGGCACCGCGTATACAAGAACTTTGATCCGCGCGCTCGCGTGATCAAGTCTTCCGCAGACGCGGTGCTCGGCCAGCTTGGCATTGACGATCCGCTGCTGGACATTGCAAAGAAACTGGAGCGGGTTGCCCTTGAGGACGAGTACTTCGCAGCTCGTCGCCTGTACCCGAACGTCGATTTCTACAGCGGAATCCTCTATCGGGCGATGGGCATCCCGACCAACATGTTTACGGTCATGTTCGCTCTCGGCCGCCTTCCGGGCTGGATTGCGCAGTGGCTGGAGATGCGCAACGATCCAACGACGCGCATTTATCGTCCGAGGCAGGTATATACCGGCGAGAACGAGCGGCGGTATGTGCCAATCGAGGAGCGCGGAGCGGTTTCGGCGGCTTGA
- a CDS encoding ion transporter, translating into MSSQKNSWRERLHEIIFEADTPMGKAFDVALIMTILASVVVVMLDSVPSIRARYASLLFTLEWYFTLLFTIEYVLRLVLVKRPMQYALSFFGLVDLFAVLPTYLALLFPGTQYLLVIRLLRLLRVFRVLKLVTYLDEADTLYRAMRASRRKITVFLLAVSILVVLLGSVMYFIEGEENGFTSIPQSIYWAVVTLTTVGYGDMAPQSPIGQAVASVVMIIGYGIIAVPTGIVTAELTRVERRGTSTKNCRNCAHEIHRDDAVYCRICGEKL; encoded by the coding sequence ATGAGCTCCCAGAAGAACTCCTGGCGCGAGCGCCTGCACGAGATCATCTTCGAGGCCGACACCCCCATGGGGAAGGCGTTCGACGTCGCGCTCATCATGACCATTTTGGCCAGCGTGGTCGTGGTCATGCTCGACAGCGTTCCGTCCATCCGGGCACGCTACGCCAGCCTGCTCTTCACGCTGGAGTGGTACTTCACGCTGCTGTTCACCATCGAGTACGTGCTGAGGCTCGTTCTGGTGAAACGACCGATGCAGTATGCGCTGAGCTTCTTCGGACTGGTGGACCTGTTCGCCGTCCTGCCCACCTACCTGGCTCTGCTTTTCCCCGGCACACAGTACCTGCTCGTGATCCGGCTGCTGCGCCTCCTGCGTGTGTTCCGCGTGCTCAAGTTGGTGACCTACCTGGACGAGGCCGACACCCTGTATCGAGCCATGCGGGCGAGTCGCCGCAAGATCACGGTCTTCCTGCTGGCCGTTTCCATCCTGGTCGTGCTGCTGGGCAGCGTGATGTATTTCATAGAGGGAGAGGAGAACGGCTTTACCTCCATTCCGCAGTCGATCTACTGGGCTGTCGTAACCCTGACAACTGTCGGCTATGGTGACATGGCCCCGCAGAGTCCCATCGGCCAGGCCGTCGCCTCTGTGGTAATGATTATCGGATACGGCATCATCGCCGTGCCGACGGGTATCGTTACGGCTGAGCTGACCCGCGTCGAACGCAGGGGCACGAGCACAAAGAACTGCCGCAACTGCGCACATGAAATCCACCGGGACGATGCAGTCTATTGCCGGATTTGTGGGGAGAAACTGTGA
- a CDS encoding PKD domain-containing protein, with translation MINRLPVLLLTALTALPMLFATPVQAQDRGEDTWYLRPRVGLSYYTGTNDAQFALSSNGDLFEKTPLHLGLEVGHRYGQKWTAGIALAWSQWGNLNDFAQDDTFRDGEEGSAISLQMIGKRSFGSGRLQPFVQLGAGINAAKTDVRADGLGSEETRLGFGPVLGYGIDYRINDRTSFGLETGGIYVFPDDAADGAGDDLADWLGWTAASISYDLKKFIPVMVTDLICPVDVIDTGAPVTFTGSVNADATPVVAASWDFGDGSTADGMTATHSFAQEGMYTVQFAVSNGNGKGMDSRTCMVTVEDPCEDAVITSMTASNMAPDTQTSIRFSANTSGTQPVTYSWNFGDGNTSSSANPSHTYDEAGTYTVTLEVTNCGGTVSRTMTITVVPYEAAICREIEEMNSVFFAPNSSVLTAEARESLQENLAILLECPNLNARVEGWAAPGERRPQQLSEDRARAVEQFYIDNGIAASRLVTAGMGRAQGVTSKKEGLAQFRRVDTIPVRN, from the coding sequence ATGATTAACCGGCTACCGGTACTCCTTCTCACGGCGCTGACAGCCCTCCCGATGCTGTTCGCTACGCCCGTGCAGGCCCAGGACCGCGGCGAGGACACCTGGTACCTTCGCCCGCGAGTTGGCCTTTCCTACTACACTGGAACCAATGATGCGCAGTTTGCCCTTTCGAGCAACGGCGACCTCTTTGAGAAGACCCCGCTGCACCTGGGGCTCGAGGTAGGTCACCGTTACGGCCAGAAATGGACTGCTGGCATCGCCCTGGCATGGAGCCAGTGGGGCAACCTGAACGACTTTGCGCAGGACGACACCTTCCGCGATGGCGAGGAAGGATCGGCGATCAGTCTGCAGATGATCGGCAAGCGCAGTTTTGGATCGGGTCGCCTGCAACCGTTTGTCCAACTTGGGGCCGGCATCAACGCCGCGAAAACCGACGTGCGCGCGGATGGTCTTGGTAGCGAAGAAACCCGCCTCGGATTCGGCCCGGTGCTTGGATATGGCATCGACTACCGCATCAACGACCGGACTTCCTTCGGTCTGGAGACCGGGGGCATTTACGTATTCCCGGATGATGCCGCTGACGGCGCCGGGGATGACCTCGCCGACTGGCTGGGCTGGACCGCCGCCTCGATCTCCTATGACCTGAAGAAGTTCATCCCGGTCATGGTCACCGATCTGATCTGTCCGGTTGACGTCATCGATACAGGCGCTCCAGTTACGTTTACCGGTTCGGTGAACGCAGACGCCACGCCTGTCGTCGCAGCGAGCTGGGACTTCGGAGACGGTTCGACCGCTGACGGCATGACGGCTACGCACTCCTTCGCGCAGGAAGGCATGTACACCGTGCAGTTTGCGGTCTCCAACGGGAACGGCAAGGGCATGGACTCCCGCACATGCATGGTCACGGTAGAGGATCCGTGTGAGGATGCCGTCATCACGTCGATGACCGCCTCCAACATGGCCCCGGACACCCAGACGAGTATCCGGTTCTCGGCCAACACCAGTGGCACGCAGCCGGTGACGTACAGCTGGAACTTCGGTGACGGCAACACCTCATCGTCTGCCAACCCGTCTCACACCTATGACGAGGCCGGCACCTACACGGTGACGCTGGAAGTGACCAATTGTGGCGGTACGGTGAGCCGTACGATGACGATTACGGTTGTGCCTTACGAGGCCGCCATCTGCCGCGAAATCGAGGAGATGAACAGCGTCTTCTTCGCTCCGAACTCGTCCGTCCTCACCGCCGAGGCCCGCGAGTCGCTGCAGGAGAATCTGGCCATCCTGCTCGAGTGCCCGAACCTCAACGCCCGCGTGGAAGGCTGGGCCGCTCCTGGCGAGCGTCGTCCGCAGCAGCTGTCTGAAGACAGGGCGCGAGCTGTAGAGCAGTTCTACATCGACAACGGCATCGCTGCCAGCCGCCTCGTGACGGCCGGCATGGGCCGTGCGCAGGGAGTCACCTCCAAGAAGGAGGGTCTTGCCCAGTTCCGCCGGGTCGATACGATCCCGGTTCGCAACTAG
- a CDS encoding TRAP transporter small permease subunit: MQALLRIADRIDRMSRFTGRWLSWLTLAMVLIGSYNAVVRYLARYTGTSLSSNLYIELQWYLFAALFLLGAAYTLQADAHVRVDVLYGRLSRKGKAWINLLGTVLFLIPFCVLMLWVSWPAVANSWAVMEISPDPGGLPRYPIKTVIPVAFVLLMIQACSMLIRSLAVVLGHDADPVDGAPA, encoded by the coding sequence ATGCAGGCCCTCCTCCGCATCGCCGACCGCATCGACCGCATGAGCAGGTTCACGGGTCGATGGCTGTCCTGGTTGACCCTGGCGATGGTACTGATCGGGTCCTACAACGCCGTGGTGCGCTATCTGGCGCGATACACAGGGACCAGCCTCAGTTCGAACCTGTACATCGAGTTGCAGTGGTACCTGTTCGCCGCACTGTTCCTGCTTGGCGCGGCCTACACGCTGCAGGCAGATGCCCACGTACGCGTGGACGTTCTCTACGGGCGTCTCTCCCGAAAGGGGAAAGCCTGGATCAATCTTCTGGGCACGGTCCTGTTTCTGATTCCCTTCTGTGTGCTGATGCTCTGGGTTTCCTGGCCGGCCGTGGCCAACTCCTGGGCGGTGATGGAGATTTCTCCGGATCCCGGGGGCTTGCCGCGGTATCCGATAAAGACGGTCATCCCGGTCGCATTTGTGCTTCTGATGATCCAGGCCTGCTCGATGCTCATCCGTTCGCTTGCCGTGGTCCTCGGACACGACGCAGACCCGGTTGACGGGGCGCCGGCATAA
- a CDS encoding AAA family ATPase, translating into MDDLFDAASPRRSNAPLADRMRPRTLDEFIGQDHILGPGALLRRAIEADRIKSVLFYGPPGTGKTTLARIIANTTRARFLSLNAVLAGVKDIRSAISAAEDALRYHHQRTILFVDEVHRFNKAQQDALLPHVENGTVTLIGATTENPYFEVIKALVSRSRVFELHSLTDDDLAAVVHAAIADSERGYGDRQVRMDPDAGRHLVSTANGDARSLLNALELAVETTPPDESGVIHVTLGVAEESIQQRAVLYDKEGDAHFDTISAFIKSLRGSDADAALYWLARMVYAGEDPRFILRRMLIFASEDVGLADPNAVRVAVACQQAFDMVGMPEGRFHLAQCCLYLATAPKSNTTLSFFSALEFVEKELSGDVPNPLKDGNRDGKALGHGQGYLYPHAYHNHYVPQQYLPDQMQGTYFYEPSDVGYERRIKERLDYWRSRDEAESLEKRLKRYGAPEHEVNTGADGEPGQSVKEAAPDSDT; encoded by the coding sequence ATGGATGATCTGTTTGATGCCGCGTCGCCGCGCAGAAGCAACGCCCCGCTCGCGGACCGGATGCGACCGCGAACCCTGGATGAGTTCATTGGTCAGGATCACATCCTCGGGCCTGGCGCACTGCTGCGGCGAGCCATTGAGGCGGACCGCATCAAGTCGGTACTGTTCTACGGGCCGCCCGGCACCGGCAAGACCACCCTTGCCCGCATCATTGCGAACACCACGCGCGCCCGGTTCCTGTCACTGAACGCGGTTCTGGCGGGCGTAAAGGACATCAGAAGCGCCATCTCGGCAGCCGAGGATGCGCTTCGCTATCACCACCAGCGCACCATCCTCTTTGTGGATGAGGTGCATCGGTTCAACAAGGCCCAGCAGGACGCCCTGTTGCCGCACGTGGAGAACGGCACGGTGACGCTGATCGGAGCGACGACCGAGAATCCCTACTTCGAAGTGATCAAGGCGCTCGTCAGCCGCTCACGCGTGTTCGAGCTGCATAGCCTTACGGACGATGACCTCGCCGCCGTCGTGCACGCCGCCATCGCTGACAGCGAACGGGGCTATGGAGATCGACAGGTTCGCATGGACCCTGATGCCGGACGGCATCTGGTTTCGACGGCCAACGGCGACGCCCGCTCCCTCTTGAACGCGCTGGAGTTGGCGGTGGAAACCACTCCTCCGGACGAGAGCGGAGTGATCCATGTCACCCTGGGAGTGGCCGAGGAGTCTATTCAGCAGCGCGCCGTGCTGTACGACAAAGAGGGCGATGCGCACTTCGACACAATCAGCGCGTTCATCAAAAGCCTGCGAGGCTCAGATGCAGACGCGGCTCTCTACTGGCTGGCCCGCATGGTGTACGCCGGAGAAGACCCACGCTTCATTCTCCGGCGCATGCTGATTTTTGCCTCCGAGGACGTCGGCCTGGCTGATCCCAACGCCGTGAGGGTTGCCGTGGCGTGCCAGCAGGCCTTCGACATGGTGGGCATGCCGGAAGGCCGCTTTCATCTGGCGCAGTGCTGCCTCTATCTGGCCACCGCCCCAAAGAGCAATACCACCCTCAGCTTCTTCAGCGCGCTGGAGTTCGTTGAGAAGGAACTTAGCGGCGATGTGCCCAACCCGCTGAAGGACGGCAACCGCGACGGAAAAGCCCTTGGTCATGGTCAGGGCTATCTGTACCCGCACGCCTACCACAACCACTACGTGCCGCAGCAATACCTGCCCGATCAGATGCAGGGCACGTATTTCTACGAGCCGTCCGATGTGGGCTACGAGCGGCGCATCAAGGAGCGGCTGGACTACTGGCGGTCCCGAGACGAGGCGGAGTCGCTGGAGAAGAGGCTGAAGCGCTACGGGGCGCCCGAGCACGAGGTCAACACCGGCGCGGACGGCGAGCCCGGGCAATCAGTGAAAGAGGCAGCCCCGGACAGCGACACGTAA
- a CDS encoding uracil-DNA glycosylase yields the protein MTPQERAFNLVARALFDRAPSPDAFNPYADRNPEVDRPDAVTLRRANLNAYFNACQARPALFLLAEAPGPWGCRFSGVPITAEDQLVDPAFPISGRQSSLQAEPYKEYSAGIFWRLLADAFPAFVVWNACPLHPYKPGDPFSIRAPRASELREFQGLTHDLVETFAPARVLAVGRKAERTLENAGIEATYVRHPSQGGATAFRAGVQTALAEVGYHG from the coding sequence GTGACTCCGCAGGAGCGGGCCTTCAACCTGGTAGCGCGGGCGCTGTTTGACCGGGCGCCGAGCCCTGACGCGTTCAATCCGTACGCAGACAGAAATCCGGAAGTGGACCGGCCGGACGCGGTGACCCTGCGCCGAGCCAACCTGAACGCGTACTTCAACGCGTGTCAGGCGCGCCCGGCGCTCTTCCTGCTGGCAGAAGCTCCCGGTCCATGGGGCTGTCGGTTCTCGGGCGTACCCATCACCGCTGAGGATCAGCTGGTTGATCCGGCCTTTCCGATCAGCGGTAGACAATCCAGCCTGCAGGCGGAGCCGTACAAGGAGTACAGTGCCGGCATATTCTGGCGATTGCTGGCAGACGCGTTTCCAGCGTTCGTGGTCTGGAATGCCTGTCCCCTGCACCCCTACAAGCCGGGCGATCCCTTCTCGATTCGGGCACCGAGAGCCTCTGAGCTGCGGGAGTTTCAGGGCCTGACGCACGATCTTGTCGAAACGTTCGCTCCTGCACGGGTGCTGGCCGTAGGCCGTAAGGCGGAGCGCACACTGGAAAACGCGGGCATTGAAGCGACGTATGTGCGCCATCCGTCACAGGGCGGAGCCACCGCATTCCGTGCCGGCGTGCAGACGGCGCTCGCTGAGGTAGGCTACCATGGATGA